The DNA region GGGTACACCTCATGTTGTTTGCTTATTCAATGGATCGATCCTAATTTTATGTatatgaaaattaattttaattccttTAATTATCATTACaaaaaattaggaaaagtcatgttttttaaaatttgtaaaaaaaattgtaatttgagtttgaaatttaaaattagtactaaataatagtaattggGGCCAAATATTCAGTcagattttaaaacatttttcttaaatgaATACTATATACTTATATTTAGTGTActgaaaaatataattatatttagaTCACATGGTAAAAATCTTCCACggggaaaaatattttacataaaaaataatttatgtaaaaactaataatttttgctaACTCTCCATTCCCCTTCAACCCTTATTTTTCATAGCTTCGCAACTCTCGGTAACAATTTTTCATCTCATTTAAGTATGTTtttcacaattttaaaaatgtttttcacAAACtatttaggattaaatatatatgaagtttttgacaaattttgcaagttgcgcgatactcattgtgattttgcttggttgaatgctcatttttGCGAGATCATCGATTCGCCGTGCAACACAtggggtaaaaacgctagtacAAAATTCAAATGAAAATGAGCTTGTAATAATTTGGTCCAAATGAATAGAagtgtgacacttgtcagctaaTTAATGAGGGGGCTGAATGAGAGTTAACCTTGGAATGCAAGTATATAAGTATATAGACAAGATATAGAATAATAGTGGTAAATTGTAAAGAGTCAAAGAAAAGTAGGACAATAATCGATGATGATTCTTCGAACGATCGAGTGATCACTTTCTATGAAGGAACCGGTGTGAACTATCGAGTGCTAGAAATCTAAACAACAACTCAACGGTCAACACCGTTTACGCGTCTGGGAAAACAAATTTTTGAGAGTATTTTATTGCTGCTGAGTTGACGGACCCAACTATAAATCTAGTACAACCGTAACTTCACTTCACCACTTCATTTgtgaacaaaggaaatccattTCCTACTCTTTAATTAGCTCTTCTAGTTCCCTAgctcatctttatcttctttgaAACTTTAACCAACAATTCTTGCATAACGATCAGAAAAATCAGAATCTTCAACAAAAATGATGGTAAGAATTACCCCCTCATGCCAATTTAATCGCTTTTATCTCCTTCATCACCTGATATTCATAGCATGTATGGATCAACTTTCATtttctaaaaattaattatagcaCCTAGAAGTTACTTAGAGAAACTTCTTCCTCGAATTAATCTTTCCTATAGAATCaattttcttcagttttctcTCAGTTTTGATCTGTTTACAAGCATAGCTCATGAAGTTTTCCATTTTCTCTTATGAATTTTTTACTACCAATTTGGTAATGTTTAAAGTTTGATATCCACATTCTAgtgtttgaatttcaacctGGGGTTATGCTGGATTGTTTTCTTTACATGGTACAATTAAAGTAAAGTAACTGTTGGGGCCTAAAAgcattcttttttgttttgttacagAAACTAGTGTTAAAGGTGGAGTTACATGATGACAAAATCAAGCAAAAAGCTATGAAGTCAGTCTCTGGCATTTCAGGTATTCAATTCAACAATTAATCTCCCTCCTATTTCAGTCTCTCTAGTTTCAACAAACTTGCTAAGCTTAACAAAAACTATGCATATActtcaagaaaaagaaaaagaatgaacaCACACATCATATAATGTATTTGGTTTATCTTTGCAGGGGTTGAGTCTGTTTCTGTTGACATGGGAAGCAAGAAATTGACCTTAACTGGAGATATAGATCCTGTACATGTAGTGAGCAAACTAAGGAAGTGGTGTCATACTGAAATAGTTTCTGTTGGACCTGCAAAAGAGGAGAAAAAGAAGGATGAATCATCTAAGCCAGATCAACCAAAATTGCCTGAGCCAGTCAAGTTCTATGAAGCTTATCCCCTTTATTATCAGACAAGACCATCACAATACACTCAATATCATTATGTTCAAAGTGTTGAAGAGGATAATGTTGGGTGTGTCATCTGCTGAGCTTCGGATTATGCCAGAGAACtgtataaaagaagaaaaatgatatttttctttttctatttttaaggCTTTGTCTCATGGTTTCTGCTTTCTATTCTTATTTTAGAATTGGCGAAATCAAATGATATATGATGAAATAGAATTGGATGTATCATTGTTTACATGTTTAAGGTAAAAAGTTTGAGGGAAGTTTTCATTCTCCTAGTCAAAAGtctcgataaaaatataaggaaGCATGGCAAGAATTTGAAGTTCATGGATTTATGAAGGAGTGGCTCCTTAAAACCCCCGAACCTCTTTCCCCCTCAAGTCTCAACAACCAACCACTGCCGTTGTTTCTCAAACACTCACACCAACCGAACCACCTGCATCAGTCACCACCCTCAACCTATCAACTTACATACCACTAATATTAGTCACTAAACCAAAGATATCCGACATAAGGTTTCCCTCAAGATATTGCAATTGCCGGATCCGCAAAAAACACAGAGCTTGTTGCCGGATCTGGCTCAGCTGGTCACAGTTGAGAGATTCACCGCCAAATCTACCACTGTCTTCACCATTAAGGTTTCTACTGTCGCTAAAGTTGAGAGCTCCTCGGCTGACCCACCATCGTCCTCAGGCTGCCGTAGGATCTATCACCTTTTGGTTTGCTGATCTCTCCTTTGGTTTAGGTTCTGTTGCTCTCCTCCCTAAATGATAATGCAAGGGGTGAAGCTCTACCGTCATCCTCCGTGCTGGCTGGGCTCTTCCTAGTCTTTCGTGGTTCCATTTGAGGCTCTTTCTGTCATACCATTTTCCTTACCTCTCTGCACACGGTTCTCATACCTAGATCCGCAATGGTAGGTGGTTTCCCTTCTCGTCCAACCTCCTCTGATGGCCATGGGTGTCTTCAAGATGGggatgaggaagatgaaggtgaGTCGGTAGACGAGGCTGACAGTCTGGTACAAGGCCTGGAGTTTAGATCCATCAGGGGTGTGATGGGTGTTCTAAAGAAGAAGGTGGTAAGACCCTTGCAGAGTTCCCCAACAACATAGAGCTTGGGAAGCTCGGACCCAATCAGGGTTTTTGATCGTCGAAGGTATAGTAGAGGAAGTCagctgtgacgcccggggccgacgagggcggggagtgattgCCGGTGcggtgaggcacggacaaggagcgactCCTGCCaagcttctaggcggaggggcacatgaatgaactgatctcacacccgaacaagaggtattccgagactgtatagggatggactatacagttgatgagggcataaaagatttgattggtactactcatgacaacaagttgcaacttcttttcgggagcccaactcataagaactccatggttaagtgtgctagccttggagtaatattgggatgggtgacctcctgggaagttttctcgggaagtgcgcaagtgaggacaaagcgcgctgaaaaggcTCGTGTTGTTACAGTGGGGTCAGTCGCCAAGTCaagatgttacaaatggtatcagagccgacctctcccagtacggtgtggttcggggacgaaccaagcggaagctggtggacctgtgacgcccggggccgacgagggcggggagtgatcgccggtgcagtgaggcacagacaaggagcggctctTGGCAGTCTTCTAGGCGGatgggcacatgaatgaaccgatctcacacccgaacaagaggtattccgagattgtatagggatggactatacagttgaggagggcataagagatttgattggtactactcataacaacaagatgcatcttcttttcgggagcccaactcataagaactccatggttaagtgtgctagccttggagtaatattCAAGGTAATCAAACTCGAGAGTTTAGGTAAACTCGTGGAGGGGGGGTAAACTCGACTCGTAAACTCGTAAGAGTTTACCGGATgcaaaaaatacatataaaaaacACTATTATGGTGATGAACGCACACTAACAACATTAAAAATgaaccaaatcaccaacaaTAGTGATAAGAACAAGTTCAAACCATAAATTAAATTACTAACAAGTTTaagttcatacataaaagcAGTAAATAATCCAAATTAAAGGTTTCACAAGTCATAAACTCAtaataaaacattaaacaaaagCCAACAAGTCATGATATCAAATTTCAAATACTTCAACATCTTAAAATCCATCATCATGGCCATCATTCATCACCACCACTAtcatgatcatcatcatcaaattcTGCTCCCGATGAGAGAGGCTCATGAAGTATAGGATCAAAGATCGGGCTCGGGGTCCCCTTCAAGAGTAGGCTCTTTTGTGACTTGATTCTCACCAACAATGTCATTATCCCCAACAAGAGATTGTTCATCAATCTCTTCCACATCTTCAGTTATCCATTCGTCATCAGATTCTATATCATCAAAAGGAAGGACAACTTTTCTTCTAACTTGTCTAGATCTTAACTTGTTGTTGTACATCACATAGACCAAGTCATTCATCCTTTGCTGATGCAAACGATTCCTTCTCTTTGTGTGAACCtagcaataaaaattaatatccaAAATTAAGGCTCATAATTTCAATTCTAAACAAACAAAGTTGAtaactaaaaagtaaaaacataataaatttatttaccatTTCAAATGCACTCCAATTACGCTCACATCCAGAAGAGCTACAAGTC from Lotus japonicus ecotype B-129 chromosome 2, LjGifu_v1.2 includes:
- the LOC130738111 gene encoding heavy metal-associated isoprenylated plant protein 39-like, producing MMKLVLKVELHDDKIKQKAMKSVSGISGVESVSVDMGSKKLTLTGDIDPVHVVSKLRKWCHTEIVSVGPAKEEKKKDESSKPDQPKLPEPVKFYEAYPLYYQTRPSQYTQYHYVQSVEEDNVGCVIC